CCGCCCCCCGGAAGATCGTGCGCGACGTATCGGGCTTGGCTCAGCCCGCCTTGCGGCCGATCGCCTGGACACCCCAGATGTCCTTGGCGTATTCCTCGATCGTGCGGTCCGAGCTGAACTTGCCCATGCGCGCGGTGTTGAGGATGCTGCGTCGGACCCAGGACTTCTCGTCCATGTAACCCTTTGCGGCTTCTTCTTGGGCGCGCACATAGGCGGCGAAGTCGGCGGCCAGGAAGTAGGTGTCCTTGCCCCGCAGGTGTTCGGTGATCGGCGCGTACAGGTCGGGCTTTTCCGGCGAAAAGAACCCCTTCTCGATCAGTTCGATCACCGCACGGAGATCCTCGTTGCCCTCGATGAACTCGTTGGGCTTGTATCCCTTGGCCTTGAGAGCGGCCACATCGTCGGTCTTCATGCCGAACATGACGCAGTTCTCTTCGCCCACTTCCTCGGCGATCTCGATGTTGGCCCCGTCCCAAGTGCCGATGGTCAGCGCACCATTGAGGGAGAGCTTCATGTTGCCGGTACCGGAGGCTTCCAGGCCAGCGGTCGAAATCTGTTCGGACAGATCGGCGGCGGGAATGATCTTTTCCGCCAGGCTCACGCGGTAGTTGGCCAAGAAGAGCATCTTCAGCTTGTCGCCCACGTCCGGATCGGAGTTCACCACCGTGGCCACGGAATTGATGAGGCGGATGATGAGCTTGGCCATCGCGTAGCCAGGAGCGGCCTTGGCACCGAACAGCACCACGCGCGGCGTGAAGGGGGCCTTGGGGTTGGCCTTGATCTGGCGATAGAGGTGGATCACGTGCAGCAGGTTCAAGAGCTGGCGCTTGTATTCGTGCAGACGCTTGATCTGCACGTCGAACAGGGCGTCCGGGCTGATCCGCACGCCGTTCTCGCGCAGGACGTATTCCGCCAGACGCTCCTTGGCCTCGCGCTTGACGGCCTTCCAGCGCTTCTGGAAGGCGGGGTCGTCGGCGAAGGCTTCCAACGCCTTCAGTTTGTCAAGTTTTGTCTCCCAGCCTTCGCCGATCTTTTCGGTGATCAGGCTGGAAAGAGCGGGGTTGCACTTGGAAAGCCAGCGGCGCGGTGTGATGCCGTTGGTCTTGTTGTTGAACTTGCCCGGGAAGAACTCGTAGAATTCGTGCAGCACGTGCTTCTTCAGAAGCTCGGAGTGCAGCGCCGCCACGCCGTTGACGCTGTGGGCGCCCACCACGCAAAGGTGCGCCATGCGGATCTTGCGGACGCCATCCTCGTCGATGATGCTCATGCGGCGCAGCCGTTCGGTGTCGCCGGGGTAGCGGAAGGCCACCTGGCGCAAAAAGCGGAAGTTGATCTCGTAGATGATCTGCAGGTGACGCGGCAGAAGCTCGCCGAACAGATCCACCGGCCACTTTTCCAGCGCCTCGGGAAGGAGGGTGTGGTTGGTGTAGGCGAAGATGCGGGTGGTGATGGACCAGGCTTCGTCCCATCCGATCGCGTGGTCGTCCATGAGGATGCGCATCAGCTCGGGGATGGCCACGGCGGGGTGCGTGTCGTTGAGCTGGATCACGACCTTGTCGGCCAGGTTGCGCAGGCTCTGGTGGTGCTTCAGGTGGCGACGGATCATGTCGTGGATGCCGGCCGCGCAGAAGAAGTACTGCTGCTTGAGGCGCAATTCCTGTCCAGCGGTCACGGTGTCGTTGGGGTACAGGACCTTCGAGATGGTTTCCGAATCGTTTTTAGCGAGCGACGCGCGCACATAGTCGCCGTCGTTGAAGAACTGCAGATCGAAATCGTCCGTAGCCTTGGCCGACCAGAGCCGCAGGTTGTTCACGACGCCGTTCTTGTAGCCGGGAACAGGCGTGTCGTAGGGGGTGGCCATGACCTTTTCGGTGTCCACCCAGGAGAACTGGGTCTTGCCGTTGCGGTCGGTGCGGCTTTCCACCTTGCCGTAGAAATGGACCGGCACGGCGTTTTCCGGGCGCGGGATTTCCCATGGATTGGACAGGTGCAGCCAGTTGTCCGGCTCTTCCACCTGGCAGCCGTCGACGATCTTTTGACGGAAAATGCCGTATTCGTAGCGGATGCCGCAGCCGTAGGCGGGAAGCCTCAGGGTGGCGCAGGAATCCAAAAAGCACGCGGCCAGACGCCCCAGGCCACCGTTGCCCAGGCCCGCGTCCTGCTCCATCTCGCGCAGATCCTCGTAGGAGAGCGCGAGCTGATCGAGCGAATCGCGCACAGCCTCTTCCAGTCCCAGATTCAGGACGGAATTGCCCAACGCGCGGCCCATCAAAAACTCCAGCGAGAAGTAGTAGACCCGCTTGACATCCTGGTTGTAGTACGACTGCTGGGTGCTGATCCAGTTTTCCACCAAGCGGTCGCGCACAGCCCAGGCCAGCGAGAGGTAGCGATCGTTCTCCGTGGCGGTATAACGGTCGCGCGCCAAGGAAAGCCGCAGGTGGTAGTTGAACGATTTGCGGATATCCTCGGCGGTGATGCCCACCAGATCCTCCACATCTTCCAATACCTGTGCCTTCGTGCTGGGGATGGGGCTCGACGACGGCTTCTTTTCCTTGGCCATTGATGGGTCCTCTCTAACTGTGCTGATTTGAGGCGGAACTTCCCTGGAAGCGTAACAAATCCGGTCTCCGGATGCCGCAATGAAAATTCCACCTGTCCGATCAAGAAACAAAAAGCCTGCCAGGAAGCATCCTGGCAGGCTTTTGTCAATTTCCGTTCCGATTGTTCTTTATTGGAACCGGATCGTCACGATCGAGTACTTCGGAACCGTGATCACGTCACCGTCCTTGAGCGACTTCTTCTCCGGCTTGGGGCCGGACTGGTCGTACAGCGCGCCCGTGGCCTCCGTGGTCTTCAGACCGCCGGAGTTTTCCTTGGTGAGCACTTCCACGATCGCCTCGCCCTTGAGGCCTGGCACCTTGAGGGTGGTCTTGAAGTCCGTTTCCGCGCTCTTGTTGACGAACACGATGGAGGTCTTGCCGTCGGCGCGCTTGGACATCCAGGCCTGGAGGGCATCCTGATCGCTCTTGCCTTCCAACAGCGTTCCGTTCAAGGCGTTGGCCATCAAGCGCATCGCCCAGTAGGACGGACGCTTGAAGTTCAGGCCTTGAGGGTCAGAGGAGGTGGAAAGCACACCGTAGCAGCCCATGCGCTTGTCGCGACCATTGTACAGGGCCCATAGGTTGGCGACCTGGATCGGGCTCTCGGCCAGGTGGCCCAGGTAGTCGGCGATGAACAGGCCGTTGACATGGCTCAGGATCTGGGGTCCTGGGTTGAAGTCGACCGAGTTCCACTCCGTGAGCCAGATCTCGTACTTCTTGCCCTTGACGCCGTATTCATCCACCTGCTTGCGGACTTCCTTCATCAGGACGTCGGATTCCTGCGAGACGGCCAGCAGGCCTTCGTCATTTTCCGACCCGGTACCCTGGGCATAGTGGTGGACGTTGACGCCGTCGGCGAGATCGGCCACTTCCTTGAACACGGTCTTGTTCCAGCTTCCACCCAACATCCAGACCACGGTGATCTTGATGGAGGGATCCACGGCCTTCATGGCCTTGATGTAGGCCTTGCAAGCTTCCGCGTAGGCGACGCCGCCGTCCTTGCCCCACTTCTCGTAGTACTTGTGCCAGTTGCCGTAGACCTCGTTGCCGAGCTCCCAGTGCTGGACCTTGGGGCCGGAGCGTTTCTTGTTCACGTACTCCACCCACTTGGCGGCGCGCTCCGGGGAGCCGTCGCCGATGTTGGCGGTGAACATGGGCTTGCACTTGACCTGTCCGCACCAATCGAGGAACTCGTCGGTGTCGACGTTGAAGTCCTTGTCCTTGATGGTCTTTTCCCAGTCTTCTTCGTCGGAACGAAGGCCACCGGGATAGCGGACCACACCCAGGTTCATGGGCTTCTGGATCTCCACCGAAGCGGCGTCCATCAGCTCGGGCGCCCAAAGGCCCACGTTGATGCCGTAGATGTCCGGGATCGCTTGCACGGATTTGCCCAAGGTGCCCTTGAACACCGCAGGCATGACCCCGGCGGCCTTGGCCTTCTCCAGCACGCGCACGTTGGTGGCTTCGATCTGCGCCAGCGAGAAGGTTCCCGCCACTTCACCGCCGGGCTTGAATCCCAGCTGGTAGATGCCGTCCAGGTCCAACAGGTTGTTCTGCTTGGCATCGGGTGGCTGGTAGTACGGGAACTTCATGAAGGCGCGGAAAGGCACCAGGATCTGGTTCCAGCCCTTGCCGGCGCCCACCTTGGTGATGAAGAATTCCTTGTCGCGGTCCTGGATGGTCACGTCGAAGGACTGGTAGGGTTTTTCCGTGTACAGCCAGATGAGCAAGCCATAGTGCTTGGAGAAATCGTAGCTGATTCCCGGAGCGCCATCACGCGTGAGCATGAAGTCGTACCAGTCGCCCGGCTTGAAGTCGACCTTGATCGCCTTGCCCTTGATCGCGGCAGGAGCACCCTTCGGAAGAGCGGTGATCTCGTGCTTGATGTCGGCGGTGGCGCCATGCTGGCTTGCCCAACCGGCTTCCCACTTGGTGAAGTCGGTGACCAGGAAGGCCGGTGCGTCGGACTTGAACGCATCCCAGTAAGCGTCCGGATCGAAGATTCCCTTGGCGGTCTTGAAGATCTGGAGCTGGTCCACGTAGAAGAGCACCGGCTTGCCAGGGGCTGGCTTGTTCTCGTCGCGACCGATGGAGATGCGCATTTCCTGGATCTTGGTCCAGTCCATCTTGCGGGAGATTTCGCGCCCCTGCTTGGCATCCCAGTACACACCGTCATCGATGAAGGCCTTGAGGGGGATCTTCACATAAACCCACTCGTCACCCTTCCAAACGGTGTATCCGTCGCCGACCACCTTGGTCTGGACCTTGATCTCGTTGCCGTTGGCATCGCGACCTTGGTTGTCCATGAGGCCCACGAGGTACTTCTTGGAATCAGGTCCGGCCTTGATCCAGAAACCGACGCTTCCGGTCTTGCGAACGGGGGTCAGGTCGAAGAACTTGCCGGCGCCGAGCGAGACGTTGATGCCGGACCAGTCGTTGTCGAAGTACAGGCCCCACACGCCAGAATTACCCGGGGTGTTGGAGGGAACCACCTTCTGCGTGGTCTTTCCGCCATACACGTACGGCCAGCCACCATTGGGGTAGTCATCCTCGAAGAACGAGCCCAACAGTTCGTCGTCGGTCTTCAATTGCGCCGAGGTCGGGCCATTCATGGATTTGTCCATGTCCAGCCAATCCACCGGTGCAGATGCATCGCCGCCAGCTCCTTCCGAAACCGCATTGGCCCAGATCTGCACGTTGTCGATGTCGATCTCGCACTCGGGCTGATCGCCCTTGTTGGACATGACACGGAATTCCTGGACGTTGTCCCACTGGAACGGCCAAGGCTTTTCCACACCGCGGGCGGCATCCCAGGCCACGCCGCGCTTGCCCAGGTCACGAAGGGGAACCACGAAGGTGGTCCATTCACCCTTCTTGATGGTGCCGTATTTGTCCAGCTTCAGACGAACCACGGACTTCCAGCCATCGGACTTTTCATCGTCGCCGATACCGAAGGTGACGATCTCGCCGCCGTTTTTGCCACGCACCTGGAAGACCAGCGCGCCGGTCTTGAGATAGGGGGTCAGATCAAAGGCCATGTTCCAGAGGCACAAGGCCACGCCGGAGTAGTCCTTCTGGTCCAGCTTCGCTTCCATGTAGTACTCGGAAGCGTCCGCGCCAGCACCCTCGACGGGAGTGATCTTGGTGGACCCGCCGTACACGAAGGTGAATCCGCCCGGCTGGAGGTCTTCGTCGTAGAACGTGAAGGCCGGGAAGGCGTCCTTGCCCACGCCCGCAGGAATGCGAGCGGCGGATCCGCTCACCCCGGACGTGTCGACTTGGTTCGGAATCGGTTGGAGGCATCCGCCCAACCCGATCCCCACCAGGGCCGCCAAAGCGGCCGAATAGAGACTTTTTCGCATGATGTTCTCCTGCGGTCGGGTTCAGGTCAGAAAATGACCGAAATCTTGGTGGACCAGATGTCCTGCTGGAAGTCGAATTCCGTCGCATTCGGGTATTCGGTCTTCAACAGGTTGTACTGGGCCAGGAAGTAGGCGCCGTCCTGGATCTTGAACTCGAAGCCACCAGCGATGTTCTGGTAGTTGCGATCGATTTCCAGGAGGGTCTTGTCGTCGCCCTTGACCTGCTGGAAGCCAGCGAGGACGGACAGGCGGGGCACGATGCCCACGTAAGCGCTGACGCCGATCTGCTGGGATGCGTAATCCAGGTACAAACCACCCTTGGTGGAGCTCTGAGCGAAGGAGGCGGACAGCTCCAAAGGCAGCGGTGCCTTGGGCTTGAGCAAGGTGTTCCAGTTCGGGAAGAACTTGTCGCCGCGAAGCTTCAGGCCCGCTTCGATCCATTGGAACTTCGCCTTGGTGGGGGCCGTAGTGCGGAGAGTGTCGTCCAAAACGGTTCCTTTAGCTTCCTCCAGCATGTACACGTTGGAGGTCAGCTCCACGCCGCCGTTGGCGACCTGAGCATCGATGCCCACCTTGGGTCCGACTCGGTTGGCCGAGGCCTCGCCACCCGGCAACACATACTGCATGTCGCGATCAAGCTGGAAGCCATCCAAGGCCAAGCGATAGAGTGCGGTCTTGGTGGCGATGATGTTCTTCTTGTAGGAAGCTTCCACGTTTTGGCGGTATTTGGTTTTCTCTACCACGACCACGGAATCGGTATAGATTCGAGCCGACAAAGCTCCGCGATTGACCAGCCCCAAAGCGATGGAGTCAGCAGGAGTCTTCACTGGCAGAGCCTTGGTGGAATCGATTTTCCCCATAAGAATCGCAAGAGTCGAGTCGAATCCGTTCTTTTCCCGGGCATAGAAGACAGCGCCGCTGTCCATATTCGCCTTCGCAATCGGCAGCCTGGCGGTGAGAGCGAAGAATGGATACTGCGCGGAACCCGCGACGTAGTTGGAGTAGGCCAGCTTGTCGTAGGCGTTCTTGGAGTATTCGTTCTGCTCCTCGGCGATCCAGTGATGCACGTTGTTGTACATCGCGTCGAACAGGTTGTAGTGCTTCGGCTTGACGTATTTGCCGGTCGTCAAGTCGATCACATCCTGTTCGGAGTTGTACACGCGTCCGAACTCCTTGTTGAAAACAGGTGTCTGCGCCAGATCCGAACGGAACAGCGAGTCGTTCATGATGTAGCCACCGCGCAGGGCCGCCGACCAAGCTTCACCCTTCCATCCCGCCTTGAGGCCGAGGTTGAGGCCGTTGCCCGACTTTGCTTCATAGACCGGATTGATCGTGCCGGTTTCGGTACGAGTGGTCACCCACAAGGCAGGGTTGGTTGCGGAATCAATCTGGATATCGGTCTTGAGGGTCTTGACATCGGTGTGCTTGAAATAATCCCAGTTGGAATGGGCAAACTCCGCATCCAATCCCAAAATCAGGTTGCTGTTGGCCAAAAGCTTGGCGCCGTCCACCTTCAGCTGGCCGCCCATCACGATTCCGTTGGTGATCAGCGAATCCTTGTCCCTGGCTAGATCATAAGCCACGCTGTCCGCCTTGCCCGGAATGGAGATCGTGTACTTGGATTTCATCGTAGCGGTATCGGTCGAGCCGAACGTGGACTTCAGATCCTTGTTCTGCAGGAAGTTCAACCCCAGTTGCATGCCGCCCAAGAAGGCCACATTGGCGCGCCCACCGAGCAGAATGCGGTCGTAGTTGGCAAGCGACGTCGGCCAACCCGGTCCATCCTGCTTTTTGTTCACCGAATAGTTGCTGATGAACTGGGAAGCTGGACTGCCGATGGGTGCCGCCACCAGAAGACGTGCTGCCAACAACGACACATCGAAGGAATCAATGTGTGCAGGCGGGACCGCGGCACGGAACCCGATATTCACACCCTGCAGGTTGCGGTTGTTGTTGCCCAGGAATCGTTCTTCCATGGCCGTTTTCTGGGCCAGGGCGAAGATTCGTGGGGTGTACAGGTAGCCGACTTCCGGCGACCACATGGTGAGCGGGCTCCACTTCTGGAGCACGTTGCCCAGGTGGTAGTACAGCATTCCATCCACCGCGGAACCGTCGATGGAGAGCCATCGCGTTTCCAGAGGGGTGTACGGCGATCCGAAGAAGCTCGCGTGGTCCATGTGCATGCGGAATACCGCACGCGCCTGGGTGACGGAATTGGGCTTGGCGCGCAAATCGAAGTCAACGGAGGTGTATCCGATCTGTTCGTCGTTGCGACGGCTCTTGTCCAAGGAATTGCCCGAGAATTCCGCTCCCCCGTACATGCCCCGGAATTGTCCGCCCACGGAAATCCCCTGGGTGGCCATCAGCTGCTCGAAGCGCTTGGCCAAGGTGTCGATTTTTGCACTCTGGTCGTCGGCGGCGGATGCGGCCACGGGGACCCAGAGACAGGCTGCTGCGGCAATTGCCTTCATGTTCATGCGTGTTCCCTTTGTTTCGGCGACCATGATCAGAACCACATCTTGGTTTCGGCGTGGAGATACCACGCCTCGAAATCGTTTCTACCCTTGGCGGCGGCCACTTCCTCTGAAATGCCGTCGTCGCGGTGCGTGAAGTATTCCAGGCGCGTGTGGAGCTCCACACGGGGAGCAAGATTCCAGTCGAATCCGGCACCGAACGCCCAATCGGTATAGTTGATGGGGGCCGAATGCCAATTCCGAGGATCTTGGACGAATCGATCGTGCTTGAAACTCAGTCCCGAAACGGAATCGATCGCTGCCACACCGTAATTGGACTCCCAGTGCTCCTGTCCCACCAATCCGATCACCCAGAATTTGTCCGTCAACTGGTAGACAGGCTCGAAGCGAAGCAGGTATCCGGAAAGCAGGGTCTTGTCATCACCCGGCTTCACCAGCCCCCCAGTGGTCACGCCATTGAATGCACCGTACAGACCCATAAACATGGGACGAGTTCCACCCCACAGCGGAGAGAGGTCCTGGCCGTAGTCCAATGAGATGTTTTGAGTCGCCTTCGTCGAAGTTGGAAGGCTCCCCGAGAGGATCATTTCAGCGATCACAGAACTGTCTTCTTTGAATCCTGTTTTGCTGGTGCGATGGATCTTGAACGCTCCGAAATTCTCGAAGGTCGACATGAAGTCGTTGCGAATACCGCCTGCCAAGCCGGGTGTCGGGGCGTATTGGTTGTTACGTCGGTCGGTCGATCCTTCCCATGGGCGTCCCGCATTCGCCCCAGCGGGGTTGGGATAGCCGTAGAAGTCATTCCCGAATCGGCGAATCTGGCGAGCAATCGTCGGAGTACCCACACCCACGTCCGTGTTGCTGTTTGCGCCGGCAAAAGCCGCATCACCACGGAGATAATCGTCCGTCAGGCCTTGTCCATCATATTGGGTGGTCGACTGATGGATCGACAACTTGAACGCCGTGCCGTTCAGACGCCAGGGCAACCAAATCAAATTTGCGCCCTTCTCCATTTGGGTGTGGTAGCCCACGTTCATCCGCAGGTGACCGTTCTTGACCTTGGTGTACTTGAAGGTGAAGTTGGCGCCGGTCATGTTGGCCACGTAAGGGGTGCCACCGTCGTAACCGGCGAACTTTCCAGCTCCCAACAGATTGGCTTCATACGGGAAGAAGAAGTCGCCCGGCATGATGAAGCTGGTGCCCGAGTAAAAGTCCTTTGGCGCATACACCGCTTGGATTCCCAGGTCCAGGGGCATCGGGATATCAAACCATCCGATGTGGAGGGAGTTTCCAATTGTGCCGGAAATCAAGTTGGAAACCTGGCCATACACAGCAGGGATCCAATCCGATTCCTTATGGGCCAAAACTTCGTACTTCCGGGTGTTCTGGATGGTCGTGGAATCAGCGATTCCTTTGTATCGGCGGATTTGGGAGACGCTTGTAACTCCGGAATCCTGAACCTTGAAGTAGGATGTATCAGTCTTGTTCAATCCGACATCCAGCAAAAACCCGATTTTACCGGGAACATTCTGCCGCAGATCGAATGAGATCGTCTTGAAACTGGTGAAATAATTCGATGCATAGAACGTGTCGCGCATAAACAAGGAGCTATCCGGGTCCATGTAGATTCCCCGCCGCTTGAGGGTGTCGATCAACCCTCCCGCAAGCGCCGCAGTCAGTGTTGCTGCAGGCAGGGAAGCCTTCACTTGATCCATCGTTGTTTGGCCAACTTTCCGATATCCCCAAGCTTCAAGCGCAAGCGCATCGGCCGAGTTTGCCAAACCTCCGAAGTTGAACGAATAGCGGAATTGCTTGGCGTAGTCGTCGTCCAGTTTGAAATTCACATAGTTCACGCCCGCCATGATCGGAAGAGCCTGTCCGCCGGGAAGGGGGATCTCACCAATGGCAAGACGCCCGACGGTGGCGTCGCGGTACAGGTCGCCGATTCCTGTTCCCTTGCTGGCCATTGTGCGATCCTTCGCAGCCTCAGCGGTGTACATCAGGCCGTTTGTATTC
This DNA window, taken from Fibrobacterota bacterium, encodes the following:
- a CDS encoding glycogen/starch/alpha-glucan phosphorylase, with product MAKEKKPSSSPIPSTKAQVLEDVEDLVGITAEDIRKSFNYHLRLSLARDRYTATENDRYLSLAWAVRDRLVENWISTQQSYYNQDVKRVYYFSLEFLMGRALGNSVLNLGLEEAVRDSLDQLALSYEDLREMEQDAGLGNGGLGRLAACFLDSCATLRLPAYGCGIRYEYGIFRQKIVDGCQVEEPDNWLHLSNPWEIPRPENAVPVHFYGKVESRTDRNGKTQFSWVDTEKVMATPYDTPVPGYKNGVVNNLRLWSAKATDDFDLQFFNDGDYVRASLAKNDSETISKVLYPNDTVTAGQELRLKQQYFFCAAGIHDMIRRHLKHHQSLRNLADKVVIQLNDTHPAVAIPELMRILMDDHAIGWDEAWSITTRIFAYTNHTLLPEALEKWPVDLFGELLPRHLQIIYEINFRFLRQVAFRYPGDTERLRRMSIIDEDGVRKIRMAHLCVVGAHSVNGVAALHSELLKKHVLHEFYEFFPGKFNNKTNGITPRRWLSKCNPALSSLITEKIGEGWETKLDKLKALEAFADDPAFQKRWKAVKREAKERLAEYVLRENGVRISPDALFDVQIKRLHEYKRQLLNLLHVIHLYRQIKANPKAPFTPRVVLFGAKAAPGYAMAKLIIRLINSVATVVNSDPDVGDKLKMLFLANYRVSLAEKIIPAADLSEQISTAGLEASGTGNMKLSLNGALTIGTWDGANIEIAEEVGEENCVMFGMKTDDVAALKAKGYKPNEFIEGNEDLRAVIELIEKGFFSPEKPDLYAPITEHLRGKDTYFLAADFAAYVRAQEEAAKGYMDEKSWVRRSILNTARMGKFSSDRTIEEYAKDIWGVQAIGRKAG
- a CDS encoding carbohydrate-binding protein, coding for MRKSLYSAALAALVGIGLGGCLQPIPNQVDTSGVSGSAARIPAGVGKDAFPAFTFYDEDLQPGGFTFVYGGSTKITPVEGAGADASEYYMEAKLDQKDYSGVALCLWNMAFDLTPYLKTGALVFQVRGKNGGEIVTFGIGDDEKSDGWKSVVRLKLDKYGTIKKGEWTTFVVPLRDLGKRGVAWDAARGVEKPWPFQWDNVQEFRVMSNKGDQPECEIDIDNVQIWANAVSEGAGGDASAPVDWLDMDKSMNGPTSAQLKTDDELLGSFFEDDYPNGGWPYVYGGKTTQKVVPSNTPGNSGVWGLYFDNDWSGINVSLGAGKFFDLTPVRKTGSVGFWIKAGPDSKKYLVGLMDNQGRDANGNEIKVQTKVVGDGYTVWKGDEWVYVKIPLKAFIDDGVYWDAKQGREISRKMDWTKIQEMRISIGRDENKPAPGKPVLFYVDQLQIFKTAKGIFDPDAYWDAFKSDAPAFLVTDFTKWEAGWASQHGATADIKHEITALPKGAPAAIKGKAIKVDFKPGDWYDFMLTRDGAPGISYDFSKHYGLLIWLYTEKPYQSFDVTIQDRDKEFFITKVGAGKGWNQILVPFRAFMKFPYYQPPDAKQNNLLDLDGIYQLGFKPGGEVAGTFSLAQIEATNVRVLEKAKAAGVMPAVFKGTLGKSVQAIPDIYGINVGLWAPELMDAASVEIQKPMNLGVVRYPGGLRSDEEDWEKTIKDKDFNVDTDEFLDWCGQVKCKPMFTANIGDGSPERAAKWVEYVNKKRSGPKVQHWELGNEVYGNWHKYYEKWGKDGGVAYAEACKAYIKAMKAVDPSIKITVVWMLGGSWNKTVFKEVADLADGVNVHHYAQGTGSENDEGLLAVSQESDVLMKEVRKQVDEYGVKGKKYEIWLTEWNSVDFNPGPQILSHVNGLFIADYLGHLAESPIQVANLWALYNGRDKRMGCYGVLSTSSDPQGLNFKRPSYWAMRLMANALNGTLLEGKSDQDALQAWMSKRADGKTSIVFVNKSAETDFKTTLKVPGLKGEAIVEVLTKENSGGLKTTEATGALYDQSGPKPEKKSLKDGDVITVPKYSIVTIRFQ